A window of Pseudodesulfovibrio hydrargyri contains these coding sequences:
- the folD gene encoding bifunctional methylenetetrahydrofolate dehydrogenase/methenyltetrahydrofolate cyclohydrolase FolD: MILLDGKETAATIRAEIREEVDKLTAKYGRKPGLAVVLVGGDPASQVYVRNKERACEDCGIRSIPHRLETASQLELEGLIHELNNDVNVDGILVQLPLPEGLNSQKILDMIDPNKDVDGFHPVNVGKMSLGLPGFKPCTPAGVINLLKRYGLDPACKRAVVIGRSNIVGKPLAMMLSQSGPCANATVTLCHSRTADLKAECLEADYIFAAIGKPNFVTADMVKEGAVVVDVGINRTDEGLAGDCDFEGLKDKVHAITPVPGGVGPMTIAQLMVNTLEAFKLHVGA; this comes from the coding sequence ATGATCCTGCTTGACGGAAAGGAAACGGCCGCGACCATTCGCGCCGAAATTCGGGAAGAGGTGGACAAGCTCACGGCCAAGTACGGCCGCAAGCCCGGACTGGCCGTGGTGCTGGTGGGCGGCGACCCGGCCAGCCAGGTCTATGTGCGCAACAAGGAGCGCGCCTGCGAGGACTGCGGCATCCGCTCCATCCCCCACCGCCTGGAGACCGCCAGCCAGCTCGAGCTGGAAGGCCTCATCCACGAACTCAACAACGACGTGAACGTGGACGGCATCCTGGTCCAGCTGCCCCTGCCCGAAGGGCTGAACTCCCAGAAGATCCTCGACATGATCGACCCGAACAAGGACGTGGACGGCTTCCACCCGGTCAACGTGGGCAAGATGTCGCTGGGCCTGCCCGGCTTCAAGCCGTGCACCCCGGCGGGCGTCATCAACCTGCTCAAGCGCTACGGCCTGGACCCCGCCTGCAAGCGGGCCGTGGTCATCGGCCGGTCCAACATCGTGGGCAAACCGCTGGCCATGATGCTCTCCCAGAGCGGCCCCTGCGCCAACGCCACCGTGACCCTGTGCCACTCGCGCACCGCCGACCTCAAGGCCGAATGCCTTGAGGCGGACTACATTTTCGCGGCCATCGGCAAGCCGAACTTCGTGACCGCCGACATGGTCAAGGAAGGCGCGGTCGTGGTCGACGTGGGCATCAACCGGACCGACGAGGGACTGGCCGGAGACTGCGATTTCGAAGGGCTCAAGGACAAGGTCCACGCCATCACCCCGGTCCCGGGCGGCGTCGGCCCCATGACCATCGCCCAGCTCATGGTCAACACCCTCGAGGCCTTCAAGCTCCACGTCGGCGCGTAG
- a CDS encoding dihydroorotase, with amino-acid sequence MAKIDLIVRRANLNGKDVDVFVSKGKIVEVKPSAESLDAGDAKVEEAYGLTLLPSLTDVHVHLREPGFEYKEDVESGLRAAAWGGFSNIMCMANTKPVNDNGSVTELMLDKARKHWPKGPRLFPIGALTKGLKGEELAPMAELAQAGCAAFSNDGVPVESTKIFRLAVEYASDWDRVVIDHCEDPYLGVGVGVNEGEVSSRLGLPGQPDVAEALQVARDILLAEYLDLPIHLAHISCRKSADLIRFAKARGVKVTAETTPHYLTMTEAVLEAEGTEYDTAAKVNPPLRPEDDRLAMIEALSDGTIDCLATDHAPHAGHEKETEFDVAPCGISGLDTALSVTWGLVRDGVLTRETFLRAWTTAPCAVFNLPVNTFAPGDPADFFLFDEDEEWTVSASTLHSKGKNTPLLGSVLKGRVKTHFIAGKKIV; translated from the coding sequence ATGGCCAAGATCGATTTGATAGTCAGGCGCGCCAACCTCAATGGCAAGGACGTGGACGTTTTCGTCTCCAAGGGCAAGATCGTCGAGGTCAAGCCCTCGGCCGAGTCGCTGGACGCGGGCGACGCCAAGGTGGAGGAGGCCTACGGGCTGACGCTGCTGCCGTCGCTGACCGACGTGCACGTGCATCTGCGCGAGCCGGGGTTCGAGTACAAGGAGGACGTGGAGTCCGGTCTGCGGGCGGCGGCCTGGGGCGGGTTCTCCAACATCATGTGCATGGCCAACACCAAGCCGGTGAACGACAACGGTTCGGTGACCGAACTGATGCTCGACAAGGCCCGCAAGCACTGGCCCAAGGGCCCGCGATTGTTCCCCATCGGCGCGCTGACCAAGGGGCTCAAGGGAGAGGAACTGGCACCCATGGCCGAACTGGCCCAGGCGGGCTGCGCGGCCTTTTCCAACGACGGCGTGCCCGTGGAGTCGACCAAGATTTTCCGCCTGGCCGTGGAGTACGCGTCCGACTGGGACCGCGTGGTCATCGATCATTGCGAGGATCCGTACCTGGGCGTGGGCGTGGGCGTGAACGAGGGCGAGGTCTCGAGCCGCCTCGGGCTGCCCGGCCAGCCGGACGTGGCCGAGGCGCTGCAGGTGGCCCGCGATATCCTGCTGGCCGAGTACCTGGACCTGCCCATACACCTGGCGCACATATCCTGCCGCAAGTCCGCCGACCTGATCCGCTTTGCCAAGGCGCGCGGGGTCAAGGTCACGGCCGAGACCACGCCGCACTATCTGACCATGACCGAGGCCGTGCTCGAAGCCGAAGGCACCGAGTACGACACGGCGGCCAAGGTCAACCCGCCCCTGCGCCCCGAGGACGACCGGCTGGCCATGATCGAGGCGTTGAGCGACGGGACCATCGACTGCCTGGCCACGGACCACGCGCCCCACGCGGGCCACGAGAAGGAGACCGAGTTCGACGTGGCCCCGTGCGGCATCTCCGGTCTGGACACGGCCCTGTCCGTGACCTGGGGGCTGGTCAGGGACGGCGTGCTGACCCGCGAGACCTTCCTGCGCGCCTGGACCACGGCCCCGTGCGCGGTCTTCAACCTGCCGGTGAACACCTTCGCGCCCGGCGATCCGGCGGACTTTTTCCTGTTCGACGAGGACGAGGAATGGACCGTTTCTGCCTCCACCCTGCATTCCAAGGGGAAAAACACGCCTCTGCTCGGTTCCGTGCTGAAAGGGCGGGTAAAAACCCATTTCATTGCGGGGAAAAAGATTGTATAG
- a CDS encoding HD domain-containing protein produces the protein MSQPFKDAVGFCKTIMRNGFDAYIINVRLQALTLDETGSEQELDICTEAPFDELKKYFPSMEASGDQSIVGTLLEGGVTYFFYPASTEEAAYTDETISTMTPRLLKRLEQRGDIPLSAVCPFIPKAKETYADFADFAEGQIRFKGIPDQALKKDYSLAYRAMRFAANFDKEIEANSWAAIVRCSRRVLDYVPMSDFLDEWRKVEAEAMHKFFGLLFDSMLLHGLIPEIAALSRVSQIKNPDEGSEETVLAHTLDVMKTYPEELPYDWFGTVACLFHDIGKLYTAEYYGGRWNFLQHHRVGAKVTRKVLKRLHFEEQDIDLICDLVQNHMRPHFMLTDKGIRRLRSLDEYPRIMEMVRADIKARNGSWREFNHNLKMAERADIPDLELEPLLDGNRIMELAKLKPGPAIGKIRDQLLEAQVRDDVSTIEEAEDFVLDYVEEHRLY, from the coding sequence ATGAGCCAGCCTTTCAAAGACGCTGTCGGCTTTTGCAAAACCATAATGCGCAACGGGTTTGACGCCTATATCATCAACGTCCGGCTCCAGGCGCTGACCCTGGACGAGACGGGCAGCGAGCAGGAACTGGACATCTGCACCGAGGCCCCGTTCGATGAGTTGAAGAAATATTTCCCCAGCATGGAGGCGTCCGGCGACCAGAGCATCGTCGGCACCCTGCTCGAAGGCGGGGTGACCTACTTCTTCTACCCCGCCTCCACCGAAGAGGCCGCCTACACCGACGAGACGATCTCGACCATGACCCCGCGCCTGCTGAAGCGGCTGGAACAGCGCGGCGACATCCCGCTGTCCGCGGTCTGCCCGTTCATTCCCAAGGCCAAGGAGACCTACGCCGACTTTGCCGACTTCGCCGAGGGCCAGATCCGCTTCAAGGGCATCCCGGACCAGGCCCTGAAAAAGGACTACTCCCTGGCCTACCGCGCCATGCGCTTCGCCGCCAACTTCGACAAGGAGATCGAGGCCAACTCCTGGGCCGCCATCGTGCGCTGCTCCCGCCGCGTGCTCGACTACGTGCCCATGTCCGACTTCCTGGACGAGTGGCGCAAGGTCGAGGCCGAGGCCATGCACAAGTTCTTCGGCCTGCTCTTCGACTCCATGCTCCTGCACGGGCTCATCCCCGAGATCGCGGCCCTGTCCCGCGTCTCCCAGATCAAGAACCCCGACGAGGGCAGCGAGGAGACCGTCCTGGCGCACACCCTGGACGTCATGAAGACCTACCCCGAGGAGTTGCCCTACGACTGGTTCGGCACCGTGGCCTGCCTGTTCCACGACATCGGCAAGCTCTACACCGCCGAATACTACGGCGGCCGCTGGAATTTTCTGCAGCACCACCGCGTAGGTGCCAAGGTCACCCGCAAGGTCTTGAAACGGCTCCATTTCGAGGAGCAGGACATCGACCTGATCTGCGATCTGGTCCAGAACCACATGCGTCCGCACTTCATGCTTACCGACAAGGGCATCCGCAGGCTGCGCTCCCTGGACGAGTACCCGCGCATCATGGAGATGGTCCGCGCCGACATCAAGGCGCGCAACGGCTCCTGGCGCGAGTTCAACCACAACCTCAAGATGGCCGAACGCGCCGATATCCCGGACCTCGAGCTGGAACCGCTGCTCGACGGCAACCGGATCATGGAACTGGCCAAGCTCAAGCCCGGCCCGGCCATCGGCAAGATCCGCGACCAGCTGCTCGAGGCCCAGGTCCGCGACGACGTCTCCACCATCGAAGAGGCCGAGGACTTCGTACTCGATTACGTAGAGGAACACCGCCTGTACTAG
- a CDS encoding LysR family transcriptional regulator, producing the protein MDIRKLQCFVAVAFAGNLTRAAETVFLSQSAMSGQIKQLEDSLGYPLFERQARGMLMTPEGEALLPYARAAIQAMEDFRARGEGLKRTASSRLVVGLNSDPAFLRMAELARAMRAGSPGVQLSFVVSQSRYTAAALRSGEMHVGFRFGMWNEEGVHDEYVASVPLAIAVPTPLAEGLAPGDWRALAALPWIYTFRGCPFHVALRERMSAFGVEPNPVEQTVDEAIMRELVAEGMGVAVLREDDGRRLEAAGLAVLWPERMQVPLCLSFLEAQGARSPLREFRDAVRTVWGAEQRMVA; encoded by the coding sequence GTGGACATCCGCAAATTGCAGTGCTTCGTGGCCGTGGCCTTTGCCGGGAACCTGACCAGGGCGGCCGAGACGGTCTTTCTCAGCCAGTCGGCCATGAGCGGACAGATCAAGCAGCTCGAGGACTCGCTGGGCTATCCCCTGTTCGAGCGCCAGGCCCGGGGCATGCTCATGACCCCCGAGGGCGAGGCGCTGCTGCCCTATGCCCGGGCGGCCATCCAGGCCATGGAGGACTTCCGCGCCCGGGGCGAGGGACTCAAGCGGACCGCGTCCTCGCGCCTGGTGGTCGGGCTGAACTCGGACCCGGCCTTCCTGCGCATGGCCGAGCTGGCCCGGGCCATGCGCGCCGGATCGCCCGGCGTGCAGCTGTCGTTCGTGGTCTCGCAGAGCCGCTACACGGCGGCCGCCCTGCGTTCCGGCGAGATGCACGTGGGCTTCCGCTTCGGCATGTGGAACGAGGAAGGGGTGCACGACGAATACGTGGCCTCGGTGCCGCTGGCCATCGCCGTGCCCACGCCCCTGGCCGAGGGGCTGGCCCCCGGCGACTGGCGCGCCCTGGCCGCCCTGCCGTGGATCTACACCTTCCGGGGCTGCCCTTTCCACGTGGCCCTGCGCGAGCGCATGTCGGCCTTCGGGGTGGAGCCCAACCCGGTGGAGCAGACCGTGGACGAGGCGATCATGCGCGAACTGGTGGCCGAAGGCATGGGCGTGGCCGTGCTCCGCGAGGACGACGGCCGACGGTTGGAAGCGGCCGGTCTGGCGGTGCTCTGGCCTGAGCGGATGCAGGTTCCGCTCTGCCTGTCCTTCCTCGAGGCGCAGGGAGCCCGCTCGCCGCTGCGCGAGTTCCGCGACGCGGTGCGCACGGTCTGGGGCGCGGAACAGCGGATGGTGGCCTGA
- a CDS encoding type III pantothenate kinase, protein MGKTLLFDAGNTNTKLCLADDQGLNECYTLPTRPANTDDDWGLKIESILLREGVEPTDIEACVISSVVPPLDPLIQSMAARFLECECLFAGRDLTLDIDNEYVHPEQVGADVLVGCYSARMTYDEKNLIVVDFGTATTCACIQGNAFKGGLICPGLLSSASALASGTAKLPKVDLTVASPTLHWGQSTAECLNQGFVFGFASMIDGLVEKLSAQLKNPFVVATGGLAPTIAQLSERINELRPDLVMEGLWMAYYNR, encoded by the coding sequence ATGGGCAAGACGCTGCTGTTCGACGCGGGCAACACCAACACCAAGCTCTGCCTGGCCGACGACCAGGGACTGAACGAGTGCTACACCCTCCCCACCCGCCCGGCCAACACCGACGACGACTGGGGCCTCAAGATCGAATCCATCCTCCTGCGCGAGGGCGTGGAGCCGACCGACATCGAGGCGTGCGTCATCTCCTCGGTGGTCCCGCCCCTGGACCCGCTGATACAGAGCATGGCCGCCCGCTTCCTGGAGTGCGAATGCCTGTTCGCGGGCCGCGACCTGACACTCGACATCGACAACGAATACGTCCACCCCGAACAGGTGGGCGCGGACGTGCTGGTGGGCTGCTACTCCGCGCGCATGACCTACGACGAGAAGAACCTCATCGTCGTGGACTTCGGCACGGCCACCACCTGCGCCTGCATCCAGGGCAACGCCTTCAAGGGCGGCCTGATCTGCCCCGGCCTGCTCTCCTCGGCCTCGGCCCTGGCATCGGGCACGGCCAAGCTCCCCAAGGTCGATCTCACGGTCGCCAGCCCGACCCTGCACTGGGGCCAGAGCACGGCCGAGTGCCTCAACCAGGGCTTCGTCTTCGGGTTCGCGTCCATGATCGACGGCCTGGTCGAAAAGCTCTCCGCCCAACTCAAGAACCCCTTCGTGGTCGCCACCGGCGGCCTGGCCCCGACCATCGCCCAGCTCTCCGAGCGCATCAACGAACTGCGCCCCGACCTGGTCATGGAAGGCCTGTGGATGGCTTACTACAACAGGTAG
- a CDS encoding methyl-accepting chemotaxis protein has protein sequence MKIGPKLTLLGTALVGTTAACILGILLWQSSKVSETLTKHFDLQAQAEMTLAVDDARNLLDTQHATLAKQLENDMRVVLDLERRGGGLALLGDGVQWKAVNQISKDATTVTLPKMALGPAWLGQNSDPNTPTPLVDEIMRLTGTTCTVFQTMNGQGDLLRVATNILKTDGRRAVGTYIPGSSAVARTVMSGETYRGTAFVVNAWYLTQYRPIKDASGKVIGCLYVGILQEGVEQLRRAFKNVKLGRTGFLTVFGGSGSSEGVVKMHKDDKAEGTNILDETDISGQHVFKDLTARAKEAGGKVVTIETGLKAADGARPAILSAVYFKPWDWVILGTGYLDEFMEGQRATESALESTNWWTVGIGAVMLLLGVLVFILFARKMSGTIGATVTVMADINRGELDVPRLAARTGRMRDEMDDLGSAVNAMGDKLRKVVADVQAAAQNVTMGSGELTDTSQALAEGASNQASAVEEVSASMEEMTASIEQNTDNARETEKIARQAASDAGEGGQSVNRTVEAMRQIADKIAIIEEIARQTNLLALNAAIEAARAGEHGKGFAVVAAEVRKLAERSGVAAAEISELSASSVAIAEQAGTMLDKMVPDITRTAELIQEISASSDEQNTGATQIKDAVLELDKVVQQNAAESEHVAAASETLSGYAVQLQQIIGYFRLGGPAAAQPRARVSVKPARSGAKSLPARPGPAPASRPSPKAVPRGEPADTGGLDLDMDGDTEFEKF, from the coding sequence ATGAAAATCGGACCCAAGCTGACCCTCCTCGGCACCGCGTTGGTGGGCACCACCGCGGCCTGTATCCTCGGCATCCTCCTGTGGCAGAGCTCCAAGGTTTCCGAAACCCTGACAAAACATTTCGACCTCCAGGCCCAGGCCGAGATGACCCTGGCCGTGGACGACGCCCGCAACCTGCTGGACACCCAGCACGCCACCCTGGCCAAGCAGCTCGAGAACGACATGCGCGTGGTCCTGGACCTGGAAAGACGGGGCGGCGGGCTGGCCCTGCTCGGCGACGGCGTTCAGTGGAAGGCGGTCAACCAGATCAGCAAGGACGCCACCACCGTGACCCTGCCCAAAATGGCCCTGGGACCGGCCTGGCTGGGGCAGAACAGCGACCCGAACACGCCCACCCCCCTGGTGGACGAGATCATGCGGCTGACCGGGACCACCTGCACGGTCTTCCAGACCATGAACGGCCAGGGCGACCTGTTGCGCGTGGCCACCAACATCCTCAAGACCGACGGCCGACGGGCCGTGGGCACCTACATCCCGGGCTCGTCCGCCGTGGCCAGGACCGTCATGTCCGGCGAGACCTACCGGGGCACGGCCTTTGTGGTCAACGCCTGGTACCTGACCCAGTACCGGCCCATCAAGGATGCGTCCGGCAAGGTCATCGGCTGTCTGTACGTGGGCATCCTCCAGGAGGGCGTGGAGCAGCTGCGCCGCGCCTTCAAGAACGTCAAGCTCGGCCGGACCGGCTTTCTGACCGTGTTCGGCGGCTCGGGCTCGTCCGAGGGCGTGGTCAAGATGCACAAGGACGACAAGGCGGAAGGGACCAACATCCTGGACGAGACCGACATTTCGGGCCAACACGTGTTCAAGGACCTGACCGCCCGGGCCAAGGAGGCGGGCGGCAAGGTGGTCACCATCGAAACCGGGCTCAAGGCGGCCGATGGCGCGCGCCCGGCCATCCTGAGCGCCGTGTATTTCAAGCCCTGGGACTGGGTCATCCTCGGCACGGGCTATCTCGACGAGTTCATGGAGGGCCAGCGGGCCACCGAGAGCGCGCTCGAGTCCACCAACTGGTGGACCGTGGGCATCGGCGCGGTCATGCTCCTGCTGGGCGTGCTCGTCTTCATCCTGTTCGCCCGCAAGATGAGCGGGACCATCGGGGCCACGGTCACGGTCATGGCCGACATCAACCGGGGCGAACTGGACGTGCCCCGGCTGGCCGCGCGCACCGGGCGCATGCGCGACGAGATGGACGACCTGGGCTCGGCGGTCAACGCCATGGGCGACAAGCTGCGCAAGGTGGTCGCCGACGTCCAGGCCGCGGCGCAAAACGTGACCATGGGCAGCGGCGAGCTGACCGACACCTCCCAGGCCCTGGCCGAGGGGGCGTCCAACCAGGCCAGCGCCGTGGAGGAGGTCTCCGCCTCCATGGAGGAGATGACCGCCAGCATCGAGCAGAACACGGACAACGCCCGCGAGACCGAGAAGATCGCCCGCCAGGCCGCGAGCGACGCCGGGGAAGGCGGCCAGTCCGTGAACCGGACCGTGGAGGCCATGCGCCAGATCGCGGACAAGATCGCCATCATCGAGGAGATCGCCCGCCAGACCAACCTGCTGGCGCTCAACGCGGCCATCGAGGCGGCCCGCGCGGGCGAGCACGGCAAGGGATTCGCCGTGGTCGCAGCCGAGGTGCGCAAGCTGGCCGAACGCAGCGGCGTGGCCGCGGCCGAGATCAGCGAGCTGTCCGCCAGCTCCGTGGCCATCGCGGAACAGGCCGGGACCATGCTCGACAAGATGGTCCCGGACATCACCCGCACGGCCGAGCTCATCCAGGAGATCTCCGCGAGCTCGGACGAGCAGAACACGGGCGCGACCCAGATCAAGGACGCGGTCCTGGAGCTGGACAAGGTGGTCCAGCAGAACGCGGCCGAGTCCGAGCACGTGGCCGCCGCCTCCGAAACCCTGTCCGGGTACGCCGTGCAGTTGCAGCAGATCATCGGCTACTTCCGGCTGGGCGGCCCGGCCGCAGCGCAGCCCAGGGCCAGGGTCTCGGTCAAGCCGGCCCGGTCCGGGGCCAAGTCCCTGCCCGCCCGGCCCGGCCCGGCACCGGCGTCCAGGCCGTCGCCCAAGGCCGTGCCCCGGGGCGAGCCCGCCGACACGGGCGGCCTGGACCTCGATATGGACGGGGACACCGAATTCGAAAAGTTCTGA
- a CDS encoding APC family permease, which yields MSQRKIGTVPLCCLMTGAVLGSGIIILPPLAIEVAGPWALPAWGATMLFGVAFAYIFARVGTLFPGEGGAADAVARAFGPWARDLGAYALAGAALFGPAAVMLTVANYLPPGMLPDTPAAHGAAAAVVQVASALLLAGGLRTMSRVTTVLAVTATCLLLAGAAVTLAFHRSPEGVDALSALPPLSVPTLGYTLLLLFFAVVGWEVVGNYGAEVRDPSRTMVRAAVLAGLVVGLVSLAVAAGLQLGSFPQGAGHGVAGLLHPLFGPAAPWIMSALVAALCVTTYLMFVGAVIRLVAHLARQGGLPALLDRRNGRGVPVAVLAVYTLVHLGQLALVSLGVLDMAGILAIADGFFLVNALLGALAAARLLVQPLPRAVALVLALCLFAVLLSSHWPVLAVISLMALALAVRTARQRRSAGESAVVERP from the coding sequence ATGAGCCAACGGAAAATCGGAACGGTGCCTTTGTGTTGCCTGATGACCGGGGCGGTGCTCGGCTCGGGCATCATCATCCTGCCGCCCCTGGCCATCGAGGTGGCCGGGCCGTGGGCCTTGCCCGCCTGGGGCGCGACCATGCTCTTCGGCGTGGCCTTCGCCTACATTTTCGCCAGGGTGGGGACCCTTTTCCCGGGCGAGGGCGGCGCGGCCGACGCCGTGGCCCGGGCCTTCGGGCCGTGGGCCAGGGACCTGGGGGCCTACGCCCTGGCTGGAGCGGCCCTGTTCGGTCCGGCCGCGGTCATGCTGACCGTGGCCAACTACCTGCCTCCGGGGATGCTGCCGGATACCCCGGCCGCGCACGGCGCGGCGGCAGCCGTGGTCCAGGTGGCCAGCGCCCTGCTCCTGGCCGGAGGGCTCAGGACCATGAGCCGCGTGACCACGGTCCTGGCCGTGACGGCCACCTGCCTGCTTCTGGCCGGGGCCGCCGTCACCCTGGCCTTCCACCGTTCGCCCGAGGGCGTGGACGCACTGTCCGCCTTGCCGCCGCTGTCCGTGCCGACCCTGGGCTATACCCTGCTTCTGCTCTTCTTCGCCGTGGTCGGCTGGGAGGTGGTCGGCAATTACGGGGCCGAGGTGCGCGATCCGAGCCGGACCATGGTTCGGGCCGCCGTCCTGGCCGGGCTGGTCGTCGGCCTGGTCAGCCTGGCCGTGGCCGCCGGGCTTCAGCTCGGCTCCTTTCCGCAGGGGGCGGGGCACGGCGTGGCCGGACTGCTCCACCCGCTGTTCGGCCCGGCCGCCCCGTGGATCATGTCCGCCCTGGTGGCGGCCCTGTGCGTGACCACCTATCTCATGTTCGTGGGCGCGGTCATCCGTCTGGTGGCCCACCTGGCCCGGCAGGGCGGCCTGCCCGCCTTGCTCGACCGGCGCAACGGGCGCGGCGTGCCGGTGGCGGTCCTGGCCGTCTACACCCTGGTCCACCTGGGCCAGCTCGCCCTGGTCTCCCTCGGCGTGCTCGACATGGCGGGCATCCTGGCCATCGCCGACGGCTTTTTCCTGGTCAACGCCCTGCTCGGGGCCCTGGCCGCCGCCAGGCTCCTGGTCCAGCCCCTGCCGCGCGCCGTGGCCCTGGTCCTGGCCCTGTGCCTGTTCGCGGTCCTGCTCAGCTCCCACTGGCCGGTCTTGGCCGTCATCTCGCTCATGGCCCTTGCCCTTGCCGTGCGCACGGCCCGCCAGCGGCGTTCCGCAGGGGAGAGCGCCGTTGTGGAGCGGCCGTAG
- the eno gene encoding phosphopyruvate hydratase, producing the protein MSIITGVWAREILDSRGNPTVECEVVLESGDIGRAAVPSGASTGSREALELRDKEERYGGKGVLQAVENVRGEIAGAVIGMDAVRQLTLDNALIDLDGTENKDRLGANAILGVSMAAARAAASFMGMPLYQYLGGTNAKLLPVPLMNIINGGEHAPNNLDIQEFMIMPVGAETFAEALRMGAEIFHNLKSILAKDKHVTSVGDEGGFAPNLASHAEAFEYIIRACEAAGYEPGRDVGLAIDAAASEFYKDGKYVLAGEDKILTASELIDFYDDLVSRFPLISIEDGLAEGDWDGFSLLTDKLGDRIQLVGDDIFVTNPDILAEGIDRGICNSILIKLNQIGTVTETLDTIELAKTAGYTNVVSHRSGETGDTFIADLAVAVNAGQIKTGSLCRSDRLEKYNQLLRIEEELDEDGVYYGPILAGSFFDE; encoded by the coding sequence ATGAGCATCATCACCGGCGTCTGGGCGCGAGAGATTCTCGACTCGCGCGGCAATCCCACCGTGGAGTGCGAAGTGGTTCTGGAATCCGGCGACATCGGCCGGGCGGCCGTGCCCTCGGGCGCATCCACCGGTTCGCGCGAGGCGCTCGAGCTGCGCGACAAGGAAGAGCGCTACGGCGGCAAAGGCGTGCTCCAGGCCGTGGAGAACGTGCGCGGCGAGATCGCCGGCGCGGTCATCGGCATGGACGCCGTGCGCCAGCTGACCCTGGACAACGCGCTCATCGACCTCGACGGCACCGAGAACAAGGACCGGCTGGGCGCCAACGCCATCCTCGGCGTGTCCATGGCCGCGGCCCGCGCCGCCGCCAGCTTCATGGGCATGCCGCTGTACCAGTACCTGGGCGGAACCAACGCAAAGCTCCTGCCCGTGCCGCTGATGAACATCATCAACGGCGGCGAGCACGCGCCCAACAACCTGGACATCCAGGAATTCATGATCATGCCCGTGGGCGCGGAGACCTTTGCCGAGGCCCTGCGCATGGGCGCGGAGATCTTCCACAACCTGAAATCCATCCTGGCCAAGGACAAGCACGTCACCTCCGTGGGCGACGAAGGCGGCTTCGCCCCGAACCTGGCCTCCCACGCCGAAGCGTTCGAATACATCATCCGCGCCTGCGAGGCCGCGGGCTACGAGCCCGGCCGCGACGTGGGGTTGGCCATCGACGCGGCGGCCAGCGAATTCTACAAGGACGGCAAGTACGTGCTGGCGGGCGAGGACAAGATCCTGACCGCCTCCGAACTCATCGACTTCTACGACGACCTGGTCTCCCGCTTCCCGCTGATCTCCATCGAGGACGGCCTGGCCGAGGGCGACTGGGACGGCTTCTCCCTGCTGACCGACAAGCTGGGCGACCGCATCCAGCTGGTGGGCGACGACATCTTCGTCACCAATCCGGACATCCTGGCCGAGGGCATCGACCGGGGCATCTGCAACTCCATCCTGATCAAGCTCAACCAGATCGGCACGGTCACCGAGACGCTCGACACCATCGAGCTGGCCAAGACCGCCGGGTACACCAACGTGGTCTCCCACCGCTCGGGCGAGACCGGCGATACCTTCATCGCGGACCTGGCCGTGGCCGTGAACGCGGGCCAGATCAAGACCGGCTCCCTGTGCCGCTCCGACCGGCTCGAAAAATACAACCAGCTCCTGCGCATCGAGGAGGAGCTCGACGAGGACGGCGTCTACTACGGCCCCATCCTGGCGGGCAGCTTCTTCGACGAATAG